In one Chryseobacterium camelliae genomic region, the following are encoded:
- a CDS encoding TMEM175 family protein, producing MTKGRLEAFSDGVLAIIITIMVLELKVPEGSSWNDLKPLLPKFLAYIFSFIYVGIYWNNHHHLFQTVKKINGSVLWANLHLLFWLSLMPIATEWIGATRFAENPVATYGVTLVMCAVAYTILENIIIKSEGESSKLKEAISSKFKEYASIVLYALGIVTSFFYPYLAIGFYYLTALMWLIPDKRIEKSLNQD from the coding sequence ATGACAAAAGGAAGACTGGAAGCATTTAGTGATGGTGTTCTGGCTATTATTATCACCATTATGGTTCTTGAATTGAAAGTACCGGAAGGCAGCAGCTGGAATGACCTCAAACCTCTTCTCCCTAAGTTTTTAGCTTATATTTTCAGTTTCATTTATGTCGGAATTTACTGGAACAACCATCATCATTTATTTCAAACGGTAAAAAAAATTAATGGAAGCGTTCTTTGGGCTAATCTTCACCTTTTGTTCTGGCTATCGCTCATGCCTATTGCAACAGAATGGATCGGGGCGACGCGCTTTGCAGAAAATCCGGTGGCGACGTATGGAGTAACGCTTGTCATGTGTGCCGTAGCTTACACTATTTTGGAAAATATCATCATAAAATCCGAGGGTGAAAGTTCAAAATTAAAAGAAGCCATTTCTTCCAAATTTAAAGAATATGCGTCCATCGTTTTATATGCTTTAGGAATCGTGACTTCATTTTTTTATCCTTACCTTGCCATAGGGTTTTATTATCTTACGGCTTTGATGTGGTTGATTCCCGATAAAAGAATTGAAAAATCATTAAACCAAGACTAA
- a CDS encoding GNAT family N-acetyltransferase: MIEVKQKNDEKHGNFEAFIDGNHAGLMTYTWAGEERFIIDHTEVEEAYNGKGVGKEMLLAAVEFARKNGKTIIPLCPFAKASFQKHKEFQDVLVNQTQAH, translated from the coding sequence ATGATTGAAGTAAAACAAAAGAACGACGAAAAACACGGAAATTTTGAAGCATTCATAGACGGAAACCACGCAGGATTGATGACCTACACCTGGGCCGGAGAAGAAAGATTTATTATCGACCACACTGAGGTAGAAGAAGCATACAACGGAAAAGGCGTTGGCAAAGAAATGCTTTTGGCAGCAGTAGAATTTGCAAGAAAAAACGGAAAGACAATTATTCCGCTTTGTCCTTTTGCAAAAGCCAGTTTCCAGAAACATAAGGAGTTTCAGGACGTTTTAGTGAATCAAACTCAAGCGCACTAA
- a CDS encoding sodium:solute symporter: protein MSPIILLSIIIIYFALLLWVAYRTGKGSDNDSFFIGNRKSNWMLVAFGMIGTSLSGVTFVSVPGAVGNDKFAYLQITLGYLIGYIVIAYILLPLYYRLKLTSIYGYLQQRMGQLSYKSGAWIFIVSRLVGATARLYLVVNILQVSILDSLGVPFIVTTLIILAMIILYTYEGGVKTIVWTDTLQTSCMLLGLIICTIYMLNHLGLNVGESFAAMNEKGYTKIFDFDPNQKSFFIKQILAGAFITITMTGIDQEMMQKSLSVTRLKDSQKNMVTLGFILLGVISLFLYMGGLLHLYGTQESVTSAGDQLFPDIALNHMPPFISIIFIIALISALFPSADGAMTALTSSLCIDIFGMKEKKEWDDKKKEKFRKNIHLLVALSFLIMVIIFKIINDNSMIGLILKLAGFTYGPLLGLFAFGIFTKYKVKDQLVPFVCIAAPVISFFIDKYQENIFGEFKIGLELLIINGLLTFLGLWLIRKK from the coding sequence ATGTCTCCAATTATATTATTATCTATCATTATCATCTATTTCGCATTGCTGCTTTGGGTAGCTTACCGTACCGGAAAAGGAAGTGACAATGATAGTTTCTTCATCGGAAACCGTAAAAGTAATTGGATGCTTGTTGCCTTTGGAATGATTGGAACCTCACTTTCAGGGGTAACTTTTGTGAGTGTTCCGGGCGCAGTGGGAAATGATAAATTTGCTTATTTACAGATCACTTTAGGGTATCTTATTGGTTATATTGTAATTGCCTATATCCTTCTTCCTTTGTATTATCGTTTAAAATTAACGTCAATTTATGGCTATCTTCAACAGAGAATGGGGCAGCTTTCCTACAAATCGGGAGCATGGATTTTCATAGTTTCCAGATTGGTTGGAGCCACTGCAAGATTATATCTGGTGGTGAATATTTTACAGGTTTCAATTCTTGATAGTTTAGGAGTTCCGTTTATTGTAACAACGTTGATTATTTTAGCAATGATTATTCTTTACACATATGAAGGCGGTGTAAAAACTATCGTTTGGACAGATACTTTACAGACTTCATGTATGCTGTTGGGTTTAATCATCTGTACAATTTATATGCTAAATCACCTGGGATTAAATGTTGGAGAAAGTTTTGCAGCCATGAACGAAAAAGGCTACACAAAAATTTTCGATTTTGATCCTAATCAGAAAAGTTTTTTCATTAAACAAATTTTAGCAGGAGCTTTTATTACGATTACCATGACAGGGATTGATCAGGAAATGATGCAGAAAAGTTTATCCGTAACAAGATTAAAAGATTCTCAGAAAAACATGGTAACGCTTGGATTCATCTTGCTAGGAGTAATTTCTCTTTTCCTTTATATGGGAGGACTTTTACATCTTTACGGAACACAGGAAAGCGTAACCAGTGCAGGAGACCAATTATTCCCGGACATTGCATTGAATCATATGCCTCCGTTTATCTCAATCATATTTATTATTGCTTTAATCTCAGCTCTGTTTCCTAGTGCGGATGGGGCAATGACCGCTCTTACCTCTTCTTTGTGCATCGATATTTTTGGAATGAAAGAAAAGAAAGAATGGGATGATAAAAAGAAAGAAAAATTCAGAAAAAACATTCACTTATTGGTTGCTTTATCATTCCTTATCATGGTGATCATCTTCAAAATCATTAATGATAATTCAATGATCGGGCTTATTCTGAAACTTGCCGGATTTACTTACGGACCGCTTTTAGGATTATTTGCTTTTGGAATCTTTACAAAATATAAAGTTAAGGATCAATTAGTCCCTTTTGTATGTATTGCTGCTCCGGTAATTTCTTTCTTTATTGATAAATATCAGGAAAATATCTTCGGTGAATTTAAGATTGGGTTAGAATTACTGATTATTAACGGGCTTCTCACTTTCTTAGGGCTATGGCTTATTAGAAAAAAATAA
- a CDS encoding translocation/assembly module TamB domain-containing protein, protein MAKLENNNDNENKKSVAENLGNQVQKTVENVQETVKEASEFASDAMKHPIDAAQEIGKQAAKDVTSYSWWAKLLLILFWFVLGIVILAFVVINLPVTKRWAADQALQIVNRDFKADMSTESVEVNFFGDVTIKGLKIKDYKGLEFIKAKEFIANSDWFSLATNIGKNNSLSFNGLILKNADVKVITYKGDSISNFIRFTQLFDSGKKRDPSKPPFQLNSRLEILDSKVSIINQNSPGEPGKWLTATNVNLKAPKVRVNGANISAQINNFTFTTKRWGKSHFVETFSTEFSMTEDFLLLKDLTFNTDHSLLQGNIKFNLHKGSWADFTNKVKWEMNINQGSQLSGYDISYFVTNWDNFIPFNLSGDMEGPLNEFTLKNFLIRNPEVNIATKKLKAHQLLKGNFLIETNDLSTDFTYAELKKMMPTFISKKMKNFADDFGRLKYNGTAKVTPKQVYVSSGNLMTGIGQAKISNFSLTDYSSSLPKYVGYAEIKDLNTSVITKNKSVGLISGKFNLNGQSFDVNTMKLSTKSQISSVEIMNKEINNLYLDGLLDHKKYNGLITVNDEQAKATIKGLIDFSTSRIFANVDANVNYLNMNYFTDKPGNQIVSGQVTGKIAMSTINDLNLDVEANNIDFATADQRYKIPNAKLKTYLENGGRVIDVNAPGAVDGKISGKYNLADLAGMIENGLGKILVGPPPRKLYRGQNFAMNFEVEQGLISYFMPDLKLPQGAKVEGEYDGNSNNLILNLDAASLKYVMTKVEEITDADKALAAANPSYKINERANITKDSAMVDSIMVRINTANLDQQLYAKINKIEYNKNILRDITLSGKNENNTILRISTNFKHGSPEDDMEDKLKSYAINFNQSTNAAGDFVFRFEPTEIAFNNVAWKIDTDPGLDHSIVYRKKIADFEIRNLRIYSDNSSLQINESTFKSAKDFYVDAEVKDFSIEKLLEMQSGGNPMGIKGLANGNVKIRMDKNTLQPLVDMTIDDIIMNGNEMGDITISATNSFSLNVYDVDIKVASAGVLGNNNLHVTGTVNNNTSSPVIDLTAEMRDFDLAFTQQFVQSIFGNMRGKATGDLKISGKLSDLDYSGDIALKGFGLKLLFTGVDYSFDDTVIPLSKGLAILNNIEVHDGRTSSQGTVSGYIRFETLSSMQVALFFNANNLLVLNSTQKDNDLFWGRVYGQGEATISGPVSALDIETSPRTPFKALFGSTFTFNSASTSNVDEFKMLRFLQENKVGEIVLEDKKKSGANVNVDLSLDIDKGTTVNVLVGDDVGNISVKGTANNLKFQMSRQGNIAMNGAYMVDNGTFISKAILNKTFQIEKGSSIRWDGDAMKPALDITANYMRMVSNTGEYLSMSGLQPIKILLQAKITETLTNPEVELGLSALDVSSQVKEALNTKLSQDGEKVLQFGSVLLLNSFNMTTGGVGVDFAGVAESSGYNMILKQLGSALNTMSNEFQIDLNYVKGDQNSNTGDRANAGVSFELSPRVNVKTGLGIPLSKADNTDTNNFLSGEGSIEYDISKKNDGTMILRGYSKPSNIGMGTGLNANGSANQSYGLGVVWSKSFNSLFKKKKNKKQPKVESEIKTDSVKSEVK, encoded by the coding sequence ATGGCAAAGTTAGAGAATAATAACGACAATGAGAATAAAAAATCAGTAGCTGAGAACCTAGGTAATCAGGTACAGAAAACTGTGGAAAATGTTCAGGAAACTGTAAAAGAGGCTTCTGAATTTGCCTCGGATGCAATGAAACACCCTATAGATGCTGCTCAGGAAATAGGAAAGCAGGCTGCTAAGGATGTAACAAGTTACTCCTGGTGGGCGAAACTTTTACTGATTCTTTTTTGGTTTGTTCTCGGAATCGTTATTCTTGCGTTTGTTGTCATTAATTTACCTGTAACGAAAAGATGGGCTGCAGATCAGGCGTTACAGATTGTAAACAGAGACTTTAAAGCTGATATGTCTACAGAAAGTGTTGAGGTTAACTTTTTTGGAGACGTTACGATTAAAGGTTTAAAAATAAAAGATTATAAAGGTTTAGAATTTATAAAAGCCAAAGAATTTATTGCCAATTCAGACTGGTTTTCATTAGCGACAAATATTGGTAAAAACAATTCATTAAGCTTTAATGGCCTTATCCTTAAAAATGCCGATGTAAAAGTAATTACTTATAAAGGAGACAGTATTTCGAACTTTATACGATTTACCCAATTATTTGACAGCGGGAAAAAAAGAGATCCTAGCAAACCTCCTTTTCAGCTTAATTCCAGATTGGAGATTTTAGACTCTAAAGTTTCTATCATTAATCAGAATTCGCCAGGTGAACCGGGAAAATGGCTAACTGCTACGAATGTTAATCTGAAAGCTCCAAAAGTAAGAGTAAATGGAGCGAATATTTCAGCGCAGATCAATAATTTTACATTTACTACCAAAAGATGGGGGAAGTCTCACTTTGTGGAAACCTTTTCTACAGAATTTTCCATGACGGAAGATTTTCTGTTGCTTAAAGATTTGACGTTCAATACGGATCATTCATTATTACAGGGAAATATTAAGTTTAATCTTCACAAAGGTTCCTGGGCCGATTTTACCAACAAAGTAAAATGGGAAATGAATATCAATCAGGGAAGCCAGCTTAGCGGGTATGATATCAGTTATTTTGTGACCAACTGGGATAATTTTATTCCATTCAATCTTTCCGGAGATATGGAAGGTCCTCTCAACGAGTTTACATTGAAGAATTTCCTGATCAGAAATCCTGAGGTGAACATTGCGACAAAAAAACTGAAAGCCCATCAACTGCTGAAAGGAAACTTTTTAATTGAGACCAATGATCTTTCTACCGATTTTACTTACGCAGAGCTTAAGAAAATGATGCCGACCTTCATCTCTAAAAAGATGAAAAATTTCGCAGATGATTTCGGAAGGCTAAAATATAACGGAACCGCTAAAGTGACTCCGAAGCAGGTGTATGTCTCTTCAGGAAATCTGATGACCGGAATAGGGCAGGCAAAAATCTCAAACTTTTCATTAACGGATTACAGCTCCTCACTGCCAAAGTATGTAGGATATGCAGAAATCAAGGATCTGAATACCTCGGTGATTACAAAAAACAAATCTGTAGGCTTGATTTCCGGTAAATTTAACCTTAACGGGCAAAGTTTTGATGTCAATACCATGAAGCTGAGTACGAAATCTCAGATTTCCAGTGTTGAGATTATGAATAAAGAAATCAATAATCTTTACTTAGACGGTCTTTTGGATCATAAAAAGTATAATGGTTTAATTACGGTTAATGACGAACAGGCTAAAGCAACCATAAAAGGATTAATAGATTTCAGTACTTCAAGAATTTTTGCCAACGTAGATGCCAATGTGAATTATTTAAACATGAATTATTTCACAGATAAACCAGGGAACCAAATTGTAAGCGGGCAGGTTACCGGAAAAATAGCAATGTCTACCATAAACGATTTAAATCTGGATGTAGAAGCCAATAATATTGATTTTGCAACCGCAGATCAGCGGTATAAAATTCCTAATGCAAAGCTGAAAACCTATCTGGAAAACGGAGGGAGGGTAATTGATGTTAATGCTCCGGGAGCTGTTGACGGTAAAATTTCTGGAAAATATAACCTTGCAGACCTTGCCGGTATGATTGAAAACGGATTAGGGAAAATTTTAGTAGGTCCGCCACCGAGAAAATTATACAGAGGTCAGAATTTTGCCATGAATTTTGAGGTTGAGCAGGGTTTGATAAGCTACTTCATGCCGGACCTGAAACTACCGCAAGGCGCTAAAGTGGAAGGAGAATATGATGGAAATTCCAATAATTTAATTTTAAATCTTGATGCTGCTTCGCTGAAGTATGTAATGACCAAAGTAGAGGAAATTACGGACGCTGATAAAGCGCTTGCTGCGGCTAATCCTTCTTACAAAATTAATGAAAGAGCTAATATCACTAAAGACAGTGCTATGGTCGACTCTATCATGGTGAGGATTAATACGGCCAATCTTGATCAGCAATTGTATGCTAAAATCAATAAGATAGAGTACAATAAAAACATACTTCGGGATATTACTTTATCCGGTAAAAATGAGAACAATACGATCCTCAGAATTTCCACGAATTTTAAACACGGAAGTCCTGAAGATGATATGGAAGATAAGTTGAAAAGCTATGCCATCAACTTCAACCAGTCTACAAACGCAGCAGGAGATTTCGTATTCAGGTTTGAGCCTACCGAAATTGCATTTAATAATGTAGCCTGGAAAATAGATACAGACCCTGGTTTAGATCATTCTATTGTATACAGGAAGAAAATAGCAGATTTCGAAATAAGGAATTTAAGAATTTATTCGGATAACAGTTCGTTACAAATCAATGAATCAACCTTTAAATCTGCAAAGGATTTTTATGTGGATGCGGAAGTAAAAGATTTTTCGATAGAGAAACTTTTAGAAATGCAGTCGGGTGGAAATCCTATGGGAATAAAAGGGCTTGCCAATGGTAACGTTAAGATAAGGATGGACAAAAATACGCTGCAGCCACTGGTAGACATGACGATAGATGATATCATCATGAATGGAAATGAGATGGGAGATATTACGATTTCTGCAACCAACAGTTTTTCTTTGAACGTGTATGATGTTGATATAAAAGTGGCTTCTGCAGGAGTTCTCGGAAACAATAACTTGCATGTTACCGGAACCGTAAATAATAATACCTCGTCTCCTGTTATAGATCTTACTGCAGAGATGAGAGATTTTGATCTGGCATTTACGCAACAGTTTGTACAGTCCATCTTTGGAAATATGCGTGGAAAAGCAACCGGAGATCTTAAAATCAGTGGTAAGCTGAGTGATTTGGATTATAGCGGGGATATTGCACTAAAAGGATTTGGCCTGAAGCTTTTATTTACAGGAGTAGATTATTCCTTTGATGATACCGTAATTCCTTTGTCAAAAGGCTTGGCTATCCTTAATAATATAGAAGTTCACGACGGAAGAACAAGTTCTCAGGGAACGGTTTCAGGATATATCCGTTTTGAAACCTTATCCTCAATGCAGGTTGCTCTGTTCTTTAATGCCAATAATCTTTTGGTTTTAAATTCAACACAAAAAGATAATGATTTATTCTGGGGTAGAGTATATGGACAGGGTGAAGCCACTATTTCAGGACCAGTTTCTGCTTTGGACATAGAAACCAGCCCGCGAACACCATTTAAAGCTTTATTTGGAAGTACATTTACTTTTAACTCGGCTTCCACCTCCAATGTAGATGAATTTAAAATGCTGAGGTTCTTACAGGAAAATAAAGTTGGTGAAATTGTATTAGAAGATAAAAAGAAATCCGGAGCTAATGTAAATGTTGATTTAAGCCTGGATATTGATAAAGGAACAACCGTAAACGTCTTGGTAGGTGATGATGTAGGGAATATCTCCGTAAAAGGAACTGCCAACAACCTGAAATTCCAGATGAGCAGGCAAGGCAATATCGCGATGAATGGTGCTTATATGGTAGACAATGGTACATTTATTTCCAAGGCGATTCTTAATAAAACATTCCAGATAGAAAAAGGAAGCAGCATACGTTGGGACGGTGATGCCATGAAACCTGCTTTAGATATTACGGCCAATTATATGAGAATGGTTTCGAATACCGGAGAATACTTAAGCATGAGTGGTCTTCAGCCTATTAAAATTCTCCTTCAGGCAAAAATCACTGAAACCTTGACCAATCCGGAGGTTGAGCTGGGATTATCGGCTTTAGATGTTTCCAGCCAGGTGAAGGAAGCTTTAAATACTAAGCTAAGCCAGGATGGTGAAAAAGTGTTGCAGTTTGGGTCTGTACTTTTGCTTAACAGTTTTAATATGACAACAGGTGGAGTAGGAGTTGATTTTGCAGGAGTTGCTGAAAGTTCAGGATACAATATGATTTTAAAACAATTAGGTTCGGCATTAAATACTATGAGCAACGAATTTCAGATTGATTTAAATTATGTAAAAGGAGATCAGAATTCAAATACAGGAGACAGAGCCAATGCTGGGGTAAGTTTTGAGCTTTCACCAAGAGTGAATGTAAAAACCGGGCTTGGAATTCCGCTTTCTAAGGCGGATAATACGGATACGAATAATTTTTTATCCGGAGAAGGCTCTATAGAATATGATATTTCTAAGAAGAATGACGGTACGATGATATTAAGAGGATATTCAAAACCATCCAATATTGGAATGGGAACCGGGCTGAATGCAAATGGTTCCGCGAATCAGTCATATGGGCTCGGTGTCGTTTGGAGTAAAAGTTTTAATTCTCTGTTTAAGAAGAAAAAAAATAAAAAACAACCGAAAGTTGAAAGTGAAATAAAAACAGATTCTGTAAAATCGGAGGTTAAATAA
- a CDS encoding (4Fe-4S)-binding protein: protein MEKHEYINGNITVIWQPQKCIHSAICVKMLPKVYNPKERPWIKAENATAQELKDQIDHCPSGALSYQFNTEK, encoded by the coding sequence ATGGAAAAGCACGAATATATCAATGGAAACATTACGGTTATCTGGCAACCTCAGAAATGCATTCACTCAGCGATATGCGTAAAAATGCTTCCGAAAGTTTACAATCCCAAGGAACGACCTTGGATAAAAGCAGAAAATGCAACGGCTCAGGAGCTTAAAGATCAAATTGATCACTGTCCTTCCGGAGCATTAAGTTATCAATTCAATACAGAAAAATAA
- a CDS encoding NADPH-dependent FMN reductase, whose translation MKILAFAGSTSSTSINRELVKFVLKDFQQEEINLIDLNDFDMPVFSVDREKKGFPDEAHNFLKAIEECDVIICSLAEHNRSYSAAFKNVFDWASRINVKVFQNKPMLLMSTSPGGFGGGNVMNTAKTFFPQFGADIKETFSLSKFYENFDLESGVINPEMLKDLKTKIDNFKNQIRN comes from the coding sequence ATGAAAATATTGGCATTTGCAGGAAGTACTTCTTCCACTTCGATCAACCGAGAACTGGTAAAATTTGTTTTGAAAGATTTTCAGCAGGAGGAAATTAATTTAATCGACCTGAATGATTTCGATATGCCTGTTTTTTCCGTAGATCGTGAAAAGAAAGGGTTTCCGGATGAAGCGCACAACTTTTTAAAGGCAATTGAAGAATGCGATGTCATTATCTGCTCATTGGCAGAACATAACAGGTCTTACAGTGCCGCTTTTAAAAATGTTTTCGACTGGGCTTCAAGAATCAATGTAAAAGTTTTTCAAAATAAACCGATGTTGTTGATGTCGACTTCACCGGGAGGTTTCGGAGGCGGTAATGTGATGAATACAGCGAAAACGTTCTTTCCCCAGTTCGGTGCCGATATTAAAGAAACATTTTCACTTTCGAAGTTTTATGAAAATTTTGATCTGGAGAGCGGAGTGATCAATCCTGAAATGTTGAAGGATCTGAAAACTAAGATTGATAATTTTAAAAATCAAATTAGAAACTGA
- a CDS encoding Lrp/AsnC family transcriptional regulator, whose amino-acid sequence MNYQLDEIDKKILDFLVENTRMPFTEIAKQMDVSAGTIHVRVKKMKDAGIILGSSLNIDYRKLDYHFTAFIGILLTKSNRTQEVLKELSTIPNVIEASVISGKYNIFCKVRAKNTDDAKRIIYQIDDIQDVMRTESMISMEEFLSDKNRLINAISI is encoded by the coding sequence ATGAACTATCAACTGGACGAAATAGACAAGAAAATTCTTGATTTCTTAGTAGAAAATACAAGAATGCCTTTTACTGAAATTGCAAAACAGATGGATGTTTCCGCTGGAACAATTCACGTAAGAGTGAAAAAAATGAAGGATGCAGGTATTATTTTGGGATCATCTCTTAACATCGATTACAGAAAGCTAGACTATCATTTTACTGCTTTTATCGGAATTTTATTAACAAAATCTAACAGAACACAGGAGGTTCTAAAAGAACTGTCAACAATTCCTAACGTGATTGAAGCGAGCGTTATTTCAGGGAAATATAACATCTTCTGTAAAGTAAGAGCTAAGAATACTGATGATGCTAAAAGAATTATTTATCAAATAGATGATATTCAGGACGTAATGAGAACGGAAAGTATGATCTCTATGGAAGAATTCTTAAGCGATAAAAACAGATTGATTAACGCGATCTCTATTTAA
- a CDS encoding OsmC family protein has translation MAVTVKASLGKEKYYTEVIAGENTLITDEPIDKGGQNKGFNPFEILATSLASCTAATLRMYIERKEWDVEKVNVEVELENFPLTKRAVFKRDITFEGTELDEEQLKRLHTIADACPVHKILTNDIEILTKFS, from the coding sequence ATGGCAGTTACCGTAAAAGCAAGTTTAGGAAAAGAAAAATATTATACAGAGGTTATTGCCGGTGAAAATACTTTGATCACTGACGAACCAATTGATAAAGGCGGGCAAAACAAAGGCTTCAACCCTTTTGAAATACTGGCAACTTCTCTGGCAAGCTGTACAGCAGCGACCTTGAGAATGTATATCGAGAGAAAAGAATGGGATGTTGAAAAGGTAAACGTAGAAGTGGAGCTGGAGAATTTCCCTTTAACCAAAAGAGCTGTTTTCAAAAGAGATATAACGTTTGAAGGCACAGAACTTGATGAAGAACAGTTAAAAAGACTTCACACGATTGCAGACGCTTGTCCTGTACATAAAATATTAACAAACGACATAGAAATACTAACAAAATTCTCATAA
- a CDS encoding transketolase family protein, which translates to MKFTYTEKKDTRSGFGAGLAQLADTNPNVVALCADLIGSLKMEQFIEKAPERFYQTGIAEANMMGLAAGLSITGKIPFTGTFANFSTSRVYDQIRQSIAYSGKNVKICASHAGLTLGEDGATHQVLEDIGMMKMLPGMTVINPCDYNQTKAATIAIADHEGPVYLRFGRPAVPVFMPEDMPFEIGKGIMLQEGTDVTIVATGHLVWESLVAADELEKEGISCEVINIHTIKPLDEEIILKSVEKTGKIVTAEEHNYLGGLGESVAGMLARKRPTKQEFVAVNDSFGESATPAELMKKYKIDAAAVKEAVKRILA; encoded by the coding sequence ATGAAATTTACATATACAGAAAAAAAAGATACACGTTCAGGATTCGGAGCTGGATTGGCTCAACTTGCTGATACAAACCCGAATGTTGTCGCACTTTGTGCAGATCTTATCGGATCTTTGAAAATGGAACAATTCATTGAAAAAGCTCCTGAAAGATTTTATCAGACAGGTATTGCAGAAGCTAACATGATGGGGCTTGCTGCAGGTCTTAGCATCACAGGAAAAATTCCTTTTACAGGAACTTTCGCGAACTTCTCTACTTCAAGAGTTTATGACCAGATCCGTCAATCGATCGCTTATTCTGGAAAAAACGTTAAAATCTGTGCCTCTCACGCAGGTCTTACTTTAGGAGAAGACGGTGCTACTCACCAGGTTTTGGAAGATATCGGGATGATGAAAATGCTTCCTGGTATGACGGTGATCAACCCTTGTGATTACAACCAGACAAAAGCGGCTACTATTGCCATCGCTGATCATGAAGGTCCTGTATATTTAAGATTTGGCAGACCAGCTGTTCCAGTTTTCATGCCGGAAGATATGCCTTTCGAAATCGGAAAAGGAATTATGCTTCAGGAAGGGACTGATGTAACAATCGTTGCTACAGGTCACTTGGTTTGGGAGTCTTTAGTTGCTGCTGATGAGCTTGAAAAAGAAGGAATTTCTTGTGAAGTGATCAACATCCACACCATTAAGCCTCTTGATGAAGAAATCATCTTGAAATCTGTTGAAAAAACAGGTAAAATCGTAACTGCAGAAGAGCACAACTACCTTGGTGGTTTAGGGGAATCCGTTGCAGGAATGTTGGCAAGAAAAAGACCTACAAAACAGGAATTCGTTGCGGTAAACGATTCTTTCGGAGAATCTGCCACCCCTGCTGAATTGATGAAAAAATACAAAATCGACGCTGCTGCTGTAAAAGAAGCGGTGAAGAGAATTTTAGCGTAA
- a CDS encoding transketolase: MSKSIEELKSLTTQIRRDILRMVHAVNSGHPGGSLGCTEYFTALYGKVMNYHLPFTMEGKNEDHFYLSNGHISPVFYSTLARFDFFPVEELSTFRKLDSRLQGHPTTHEGLPGVRIASGSLGQGLSVALGVAQGKKLDGDNSLVYSLHGDGELQEGQVWEAFMYAAAKKVDNIISTIDYNGQQIDGSTENVLSLGNLHAKLEAFGWTVLEEKNGNDLEAVIAILEKAKSETGKGKPVAIILHTEMGAGVDFMMGTHAWHGKAPNDEQLNTAFKQLYLEGAADY; the protein is encoded by the coding sequence ATGAGTAAAAGTATCGAAGAGTTAAAATCTCTTACTACGCAAATCAGAAGAGACATTTTAAGAATGGTTCACGCTGTAAATTCTGGTCACCCAGGTGGAAGTTTAGGTTGCACCGAATACTTCACAGCCCTTTACGGAAAGGTAATGAACTATCATCTTCCTTTCACGATGGAAGGTAAAAATGAGGATCATTTCTATCTTTCAAACGGACACATTTCTCCGGTATTCTATTCTACTTTGGCTAGATTCGACTTTTTCCCTGTTGAAGAACTAAGTACTTTCAGAAAATTAGATTCTAGATTGCAAGGTCACCCTACGACTCACGAAGGTCTTCCTGGGGTAAGAATCGCTTCTGGTTCTTTAGGGCAAGGTCTTTCTGTAGCTCTTGGGGTAGCACAAGGTAAAAAATTAGACGGAGACAACTCTTTAGTTTACTCTCTACATGGAGATGGTGAATTGCAGGAAGGTCAGGTATGGGAAGCATTTATGTATGCTGCTGCAAAAAAAGTAGATAACATTATTTCTACTATCGACTATAACGGTCAACAAATTGACGGAAGTACAGAAAATGTACTTTCTTTAGGAAATCTTCATGCAAAACTGGAGGCTTTCGGATGGACAGTTTTAGAAGAGAAAAATGGTAACGACCTGGAAGCTGTAATTGCTATTCTTGAAAAAGCAAAATCTGAAACTGGAAAAGGAAAGCCTGTTGCAATCATTCTTCATACAGAAATGGGAGCTGGAGTAGACTTCATGATGGGAACTCACGCTTGGCACGGAAAAGCTCCAAATGATGAGCAATTAAATACCGCTTTCAAGCAATTATACTTAGAAGGTGCTGCTGATTACTAA